In one window of Cryptococcus neoformans var. neoformans B-3501A chromosome 11, whole genome shotgun sequence DNA:
- a CDS encoding hypothetical protein (Match to EST gb|CF192423.1|CF192423) yields MSPGKSVLPAPYFYFFWLLEPILTVAGGVSAIYDPISFGGNTIPRNIERATLKMGSTVRGQIVVSELGSCFMLLAMISFSLFYIFKKHLEDKPVLQEKLVKGLLIPLAIADLLHIAVTLLALPMSHLENPSQWTYILHSTVWITSGLFIVRLAWLLGIGRATAKSRLQSRLSPTRQARLPLPKGHSEAMVEQVIQTEKPSEFTAIESPTATKRRGRAKKIVDDD; encoded by the exons ATGTCCCCCGGCAAGTCAGTCCTTCCAGCACCATACTTCTACTTTTTCTGGCTCCTCGAGCCCATCCTCACCGTCGCCGGCGGTGTCTCCGCCATCTATGATCCCATCAGTTTTGGCGGTAACACTATCCCGCGCAACATTGAGCGAGCAACTTTGAAGATGGGAAGCACTGTCCGTGGCCAGATTGTGGTTTCAGAACTGGGTTCTT GTTTCATGTTGCTGGCGATGATTTCTTTCTCGCTCTTCTATATCTTCAAGAAACACCTGGAAGACAAACCTGTGCTTCAGGAAAAGCTGGTGAAGGGTTTGCTTATCCCTCTTGCCATAGCCGAT CTCCTTCA CATTGCTGTGACGCTCTTGGCTCTACCTATGTCTCATCTTGAGAATCCATCTCAATGGACCTATATCCTCCACTCCACCGTCTGGATCACTTCcggcctcttcatcgtccg ATTGGCATGGCTTTTGGGTATCGGACGTGCTACCGCCAAGTCCAGGCTCCAATCTCGACTCAGCCCTACCCGCCAGGCtcgtcttccccttcccaaGGGCCACTCGGAGGCCATGGTAGAGCAAGTGATTCAGACTGAAAAACCTAGCGAATTCACGGCTATCGAGTCTCCTACAGCTAccaagaggagaggaagggctAAGAAGATCGTGGACGACGATTAG